In a single window of the Niabella ginsenosidivorans genome:
- the nagB gene encoding glucosamine-6-phosphate deaminase — protein MPKSQTAQQNYLDSLEKIDVKIYENSNDGSIAIARQIAELIRAKQKAKQKCVLGLATGSSPKTVYAELVRMHKEEKLSFKNVVTFNLDEYYPISRDAIQSYYRFMHTHLFAHVDIHPKNIHIPSGEVSKEAVKAACAEYEKEIEKEGGIDLQILGIGNNGHIGFNEPGSAVHSRTRLINLDHSTRLANSFEFATISDVPRMAITMGISTILKSRKIILMAWGVAKAKAVKAAVEDDETELVPASLLQSHPDVQFVVDELAASELTRLKSPWLTGDVEWTPKLIKKAVVNMALGLKKPVLSLTNEDYNEYGLSDLLVEKGNAYEINLEVYYMLRDSITGWPGGKPNAVIPAHPERSEPYPKRVLIFSPHPDDDIISMGGTFQRLHDQGHDVHVGYQTSGNIAVTDEFVTRFLDFAVGFNEIAKIGSDKPEKILAQTRKYVAGKKPNQVDTPTIREIKGLIRRGEASATCRYVGIPDSNIHFMNLPFYETGTIEKKPLGEKDIKITMELLRRIKPHQVFCAGDFADPHGTHLVCFNAVLTALQRIKAAGDEWVKDCWLWLYKGAWQEWNIEEIEMAIPMSPEQVLKKRFGIFIHQSQKDMVPFQGSDNREFWQRAEERNANTAAIYADLGLTHYAAMEAFVRWHY, from the coding sequence ATGCCTAAATCTCAAACTGCTCAGCAAAATTACCTGGATTCATTAGAAAAGATAGATGTAAAGATTTACGAAAATTCCAATGATGGTTCTATTGCCATTGCCAGACAGATCGCAGAGCTGATCCGTGCCAAACAAAAAGCAAAACAGAAATGCGTGCTGGGGCTTGCAACAGGGTCCAGCCCTAAAACCGTATATGCAGAGCTGGTGCGCATGCATAAAGAGGAAAAGCTCAGCTTTAAAAATGTGGTTACTTTCAATCTGGATGAATATTATCCCATCAGCCGTGATGCAATCCAAAGCTACTATCGCTTTATGCACACCCATCTTTTTGCGCATGTAGACATCCATCCGAAGAACATTCACATACCCAGCGGAGAGGTGAGCAAAGAAGCCGTTAAGGCCGCCTGTGCGGAATACGAAAAAGAGATCGAAAAGGAAGGCGGCATTGACCTCCAGATCCTTGGCATCGGTAATAACGGTCATATCGGCTTTAACGAGCCCGGTTCAGCAGTCCATTCCAGAACAAGACTGATCAATCTGGATCATTCCACGCGTTTGGCTAATTCCTTTGAATTTGCCACTATTTCCGATGTGCCCAGGATGGCCATTACCATGGGCATCAGTACCATTTTAAAATCCAGAAAGATCATTTTAATGGCCTGGGGCGTGGCCAAGGCAAAAGCGGTAAAAGCCGCTGTGGAAGATGATGAAACAGAGTTGGTTCCTGCATCGTTATTGCAAAGCCATCCTGATGTGCAATTTGTTGTTGACGAACTGGCTGCATCTGAATTAACCCGGCTGAAATCTCCCTGGCTGACAGGAGATGTGGAATGGACACCAAAACTGATCAAAAAGGCGGTCGTAAACATGGCGTTGGGACTGAAAAAACCGGTGCTTTCCCTTACCAATGAAGATTACAATGAATATGGACTGAGTGACCTGCTGGTTGAAAAAGGCAATGCTTACGAAATTAACCTGGAAGTATATTATATGCTGCGCGACAGCATTACAGGGTGGCCCGGCGGCAAACCCAACGCGGTGATTCCGGCGCACCCGGAACGCTCTGAGCCTTATCCCAAGCGCGTGCTGATCTTCTCTCCTCACCCGGATGATGATATCATCAGCATGGGCGGCACGTTCCAGCGCCTGCACGACCAGGGCCATGATGTGCATGTAGGCTATCAGACCTCCGGGAATATTGCGGTTACTGACGAGTTTGTAACCCGCTTTCTTGATTTTGCCGTGGGTTTTAACGAGATTGCAAAAATCGGTTCAGACAAGCCGGAAAAAATACTGGCCCAAACACGCAAATATGTTGCAGGCAAAAAGCCCAACCAGGTAGACACCCCCACCATCCGAGAGATCAAAGGGCTGATCCGCCGCGGCGAAGCCAGCGCTACCTGCCGTTATGTGGGCATTCCGGATAGCAATATCCATTTCATGAACCTGCCGTTTTACGAAACCGGCACCATCGAAAAGAAACCCCTTGGGGAAAAAGACATTAAGATTACCATGGAGCTGCTGCGCAGGATCAAACCGCACCAGGTGTTTTGCGCAGGAGATTTTGCAGACCCGCATGGTACGCACCTTGTTTGCTTCAACGCTGTATTAACAGCGTTGCAACGGATCAAGGCTGCTGGCGATGAATGGGTAAAGGACTGCTGGCTGTGGCTGTATAAAGGCGCCTGGCAGGAATGGAATATTGAGGAAATTGAAATGGCCATCCCCATGAGCCCGGAGCAGGTGTTAAAAAAACGTTTTGGTATTTTCATTCACCAGTCGCAAAAAGATATGGTGCCTTTCCAGGGATCAGATAACCGTGAGTTCTGGCAAAGAGCCGAAGAACGGAATGCCAATACCGCAGCCATCTATGCAGATCTGGGGCTGACCCACTATGCGGCAATGGAAGCCTTTGTACGCTGGCATTATTAG
- a CDS encoding DMT family protein, which translates to MFYRTILLLICSNVFMTLAWYHHLKNEGWPLWKAIVLSWLIAFFEYCLAVPANRIGQREGMNLFQLKITQEVITLSVFTIYAVVFANTAFHWKYLVSFILLIGAVYFVFADIK; encoded by the coding sequence ATGTTTTACAGAACCATTCTTTTATTGATCTGTTCCAATGTTTTTATGACACTGGCCTGGTATCATCATCTAAAAAATGAAGGCTGGCCGCTGTGGAAGGCAATTGTGCTGAGCTGGCTGATCGCCTTTTTTGAGTATTGCCTGGCGGTGCCTGCCAACAGGATCGGTCAAAGGGAGGGAATGAATCTGTTCCAGCTAAAGATTACACAGGAAGTAATTACATTGAGCGTGTTTACCATCTATGCGGTGGTCTTTGCCAATACAGCTTTTCACTGGAAATACCTTGTAAGCTTTATTTTGCTGATAGGTGCCGTTTATTTTGTTTTTGCAGATATTAAATAG
- a CDS encoding isoaspartyl peptidase/L-asparaginase family protein, with translation MINRKRFLQLGLLTGASSLLVKSAKSRQATGQAGPIVIATWDAGLAANKGAWEVLSQGGTALDAVENGVKITEASQNCCVGLGANPDRDGYVTLDASIMDHRFNCGAVGFLERIKHPIAVARRVMEKTPHVMLVGSGAQQFAVAEGFPLEPETLSEDARKAYQQWLKDSRYAPAINRENKGHGPAAPARFDNGEWNHDTIGMLAMDVKGNLSGSCTTSGMGFKMRGRLGDSPIIGAGLFVDNEVGACVATGQGEDIIRVAGSHSVVEMMRQGLTPEIACKKVIERIAAIKKEAAKQIQVAFIALDRNGVAGAYALHPGFNYAIKTNAQEKLINSNSHFSS, from the coding sequence ATGATCAACAGGAAACGTTTTCTGCAATTGGGATTGCTTACCGGAGCTTCTTCCTTACTGGTAAAAAGCGCAAAAAGCCGGCAGGCCACGGGTCAGGCAGGCCCCATTGTTATTGCCACCTGGGATGCGGGCCTCGCTGCCAATAAAGGCGCCTGGGAGGTCTTATCACAGGGCGGCACCGCTTTGGACGCAGTTGAAAATGGCGTAAAAATAACAGAAGCTTCGCAGAACTGTTGTGTGGGCCTGGGTGCCAACCCTGACAGGGATGGCTATGTAACACTGGATGCCAGCATTATGGATCACCGGTTTAATTGCGGCGCCGTTGGTTTCCTGGAGCGGATCAAACACCCGATTGCTGTTGCAAGGCGGGTTATGGAAAAAACACCGCATGTAATGCTGGTAGGAAGCGGGGCCCAGCAGTTTGCAGTTGCAGAAGGTTTTCCGCTGGAACCCGAAACACTTTCGGAGGATGCACGTAAAGCCTATCAGCAATGGCTGAAGGATTCCCGGTATGCGCCGGCCATTAACAGGGAGAATAAAGGGCATGGCCCTGCTGCTCCTGCAAGATTTGATAACGGAGAGTGGAATCATGATACGATAGGAATGCTGGCCATGGATGTAAAAGGCAACCTGAGCGGCAGTTGCACTACCAGCGGTATGGGATTTAAAATGCGTGGGCGGCTGGGAGATTCACCCATTATTGGCGCCGGTCTTTTTGTGGATAACGAGGTGGGGGCCTGTGTAGCCACCGGGCAGGGAGAAGATATAATAAGGGTTGCAGGGTCGCACAGCGTGGTGGAAATGATGCGCCAGGGACTGACTCCGGAAATAGCGTGCAAAAAAGTGATTGAGCGCATTGCAGCGATCAAAAAAGAAGCGGCAAAGCAAATACAGGTGGCGTTTATTGCGCTGGACCGGAATGGTGTTGCAGGGGCATATGCCCTGCATCCGGGGTTCAACTATGCCATTAAAACAAATGCGCAGGAAAAGCTGATCAATTCAAACAGCCATTTTTCATCTTAA
- a CDS encoding copper homeostasis protein CutC — protein MKGGYNDFTIEIATTDFESTKNAVAGGADRIELCANLGEGGTTQSYGVIRRVREQFDIPVYPIIRVRGGDFLYTEEEYECMMADALNCKALDCDGVVAGFLKANGEIDVARTAKIVEAVYPLGVTFHRAFDRCKDPLQALEQIIDTGCKRILTSGQETTAIKGSRLIKQLMEQAAGRIIIMPGSGVRADNVKALADSTGCVEFHSSLRELIPSKMKYIAPAFAKDEESLRHPGINPAAVAAFKKALQ, from the coding sequence ATGAAAGGAGGATATAACGATTTTACAATTGAGATTGCGACTACTGATTTTGAATCAACCAAAAATGCGGTGGCCGGAGGGGCCGACCGTATTGAATTGTGCGCCAATCTGGGCGAAGGGGGTACTACACAATCCTATGGCGTCATAAGAAGGGTGCGGGAGCAGTTTGACATCCCGGTGTACCCGATCATACGTGTAAGGGGCGGTGATTTTTTGTATACTGAAGAGGAGTATGAATGCATGATGGCTGATGCCCTGAATTGTAAAGCGCTGGACTGTGATGGGGTGGTTGCTGGATTTTTAAAAGCAAACGGAGAAATAGATGTGGCGCGCACTGCAAAAATAGTGGAGGCAGTATATCCGCTGGGAGTTACTTTTCATCGTGCGTTTGACCGTTGTAAGGATCCCTTGCAGGCGCTGGAGCAAATCATTGATACCGGCTGTAAGCGGATCTTAACAAGCGGGCAGGAAACCACAGCTATTAAAGGAAGCAGGCTGATAAAACAGCTAATGGAGCAGGCTGCAGGCAGGATCATTATTATGCCGGGAAGCGGCGTGCGGGCAGATAATGTAAAAGCACTGGCTGACAGCACGGGTTGTGTTGAGTTTCACAGTTCGCTAAGAGAACTGATCCCTTCTAAAATGAAATATATTGCACCCGCTTTTGCAAAAGACGAAGAAAGCCTCCGGCATCCGGGAATAAACCCTGCTGCGGTAGCCGCTTTTAAAAAAGCTTTGCAATAA
- a CDS encoding SH3 domain-containing protein has translation MALQDKYKALIDAANAAGVTNLAVREQDSVLYIDGDAPSGAVKDQLWDIYNQIDPNYASGDLVLNVNAKADPGSKVRVATQETALNIRKGPGTDQPIVGKAQKDEIITLISQANDQWASVRTDDGTEGYAYSQYLEPVA, from the coding sequence ATGGCATTACAAGATAAATACAAAGCATTGATAGACGCCGCCAATGCAGCAGGCGTTACCAACCTTGCCGTAAGAGAGCAGGATAGTGTTTTATATATTGACGGAGATGCTCCAAGCGGGGCTGTGAAAGACCAGTTGTGGGACATCTACAACCAGATCGACCCTAACTATGCCAGTGGTGATCTGGTACTGAACGTAAATGCAAAAGCGGACCCGGGTTCTAAAGTAAGGGTTGCCACCCAGGAAACAGCATTGAATATCCGTAAGGGCCCTGGTACCGATCAGCCTATTGTGGGTAAAGCGCAGAAGGACGAGATCATTACCCTGATCAGCCAGGCCAATGACCAGTGGGCCTCTGTACGCACTGATGACGGAACAGAAGGTTATGCCTATTCCCAGTACCTGGAACCGGTTGCATAA
- a CDS encoding BON domain-containing protein has protein sequence MKRILAMIAFAAFVFALPACKGKSDADIKKDVDTKLATNPDFSGLTSDVKDGAVTITGTVKDDATKTAVDPAVKEVKGVKSVINEATVPPPPPPRLLQQPTA, from the coding sequence ATGAAAAGAATACTGGCTATGATTGCCTTCGCTGCATTTGTTTTTGCCCTGCCCGCCTGCAAGGGAAAAAGCGATGCCGACATTAAAAAAGACGTTGATACCAAATTAGCAACAAATCCTGATTTCTCCGGTCTGACTTCTGATGTTAAGGACGGCGCGGTTACTATTACCGGCACAGTGAAGGATGATGCTACAAAAACAGCTGTTGATCCGGCTGTAAAAGAAGTAAAAGGAGTTAAATCTGTTATAAACGAGGCTACGGTGCCACCCCCTCCTCCCCCCCGGTTATTACAGCAGCCGACAGCCTGA
- a CDS encoding beta-N-acetylhexosaminidase, with the protein MRTAILLLVACCILKNTGAQEINIIPQPRSVTVKSGHFTISPSTPIVAVAKSDKNVAALLNSYLKSYYGFTLPVVAKGTKGIILATQPASGEGYSLESAPNAISITGNSEAGTFYGIQSLIQLLPVERSAALAVPAVSITDAPAMAYRGMMLDVCRHFFPVEFVKKYIDYIALHKMNYFHWHLTDDQGWRIEIKKYPKLTAVGAWRNGTIIGNFPGSGNDNLKYGGFYTQEQVKEIVAYAAKRYITVIPEIEMPGHASAAIAAYPYLSCFPDESTKAPKGTTWSGPQTGKQVQQTWGVFPDVFCAGKESTFRFLEDVLSEVLPLFPSKYVHIGGDECPKENWKRCPVCQKRIKDNNLKDEHELQSYFVHRMEKFINSKGKNIIGWDEILEGGLAPNATVMSWRGEKGGIEAAQQKHQVIMTPNNYVYFDYQQAPNEDSVTITHNKSHLPVEKVYNWEIIPPSLNDDEKKLIWGGQANLWTEYIGNPKKVEYMIFPRMSALAEALWTPKPERNFDDFNKRLETQKKRYDLWNANYYGKK; encoded by the coding sequence ATGCGTACTGCCATTTTATTATTAGTAGCTTGTTGTATCTTAAAGAATACTGGTGCCCAGGAAATAAATATCATACCCCAACCCCGCTCCGTTACCGTTAAAAGCGGTCATTTTACTATCAGTCCCTCCACTCCTATCGTTGCTGTTGCCAAATCCGATAAAAACGTAGCAGCGCTGCTGAACAGCTACCTTAAATCCTATTATGGTTTTACTTTACCCGTAGTTGCCAAAGGAACCAAAGGGATTATCCTGGCTACCCAACCGGCTTCCGGAGAGGGTTACAGCCTTGAATCAGCTCCCAATGCTATAAGCATAACCGGAAATTCGGAAGCTGGTACTTTTTACGGCATTCAGTCTTTAATACAATTATTACCTGTGGAACGCTCCGCCGCTCTTGCTGTTCCTGCTGTTTCCATTACAGATGCGCCGGCGATGGCCTACAGGGGAATGATGCTGGATGTGTGCCGTCATTTCTTTCCTGTGGAATTTGTAAAGAAATATATTGACTATATTGCCTTACATAAAATGAACTATTTCCACTGGCATCTTACGGATGACCAGGGTTGGAGAATCGAAATAAAAAAATACCCGAAACTGACTGCTGTCGGGGCCTGGCGCAACGGTACCATCATTGGCAATTTTCCCGGTTCCGGAAATGACAATCTGAAATATGGCGGATTTTACACCCAGGAGCAGGTAAAGGAAATTGTTGCATATGCCGCCAAAAGATATATTACGGTTATTCCGGAAATTGAAATGCCCGGCCACGCCTCTGCTGCTATTGCCGCGTATCCTTATCTGAGCTGTTTTCCGGACGAGTCAACAAAAGCGCCCAAAGGTACTACCTGGAGCGGACCTCAAACCGGCAAGCAGGTACAGCAAACCTGGGGAGTCTTCCCGGATGTATTTTGCGCAGGAAAAGAAAGCACTTTCCGGTTCCTGGAAGACGTATTGAGCGAGGTGTTGCCCCTGTTCCCTTCCAAATATGTACACATCGGGGGCGATGAATGCCCTAAGGAGAACTGGAAAAGATGCCCCGTTTGCCAGAAAAGAATAAAGGACAATAACCTGAAAGACGAACATGAGCTGCAAAGCTATTTCGTTCACCGGATGGAAAAGTTCATTAACTCAAAAGGGAAAAATATCATTGGCTGGGATGAGATCCTTGAAGGTGGCCTTGCACCTAACGCCACTGTGATGAGCTGGCGGGGTGAAAAGGGGGGCATTGAAGCAGCACAACAAAAGCACCAGGTAATTATGACCCCCAATAATTATGTTTACTTTGATTACCAGCAGGCCCCAAATGAAGACTCGGTAACAATTACTCATAATAAGAGCCATCTGCCTGTTGAAAAGGTATATAACTGGGAAATTATACCTCCTTCCCTGAATGATGATGAAAAGAAACTGATCTGGGGGGGACAGGCAAATTTATGGACGGAGTATATCGGCAATCCTAAAAAAGTAGAATATATGATCTTCCCCCGGATGTCGGCCCTGGCTGAAGCATTATGGACGCCCAAGCCGGAACGGAACTTTGACGATTTCAATAAACGCCTGGAAACTCAGAAGAAACGTTACGACCTTTGGAACGCTAATTATTACGGCAAAAAATAA
- the abc-f gene encoding ribosomal protection-like ABC-F family protein — MLVGLQNVTFEFGARIIVQDATWHIQPNERIGLIGYNGTGKSTLLKVLVGQYTPSAGTVERGRETTIGYLHQDLLSFDTNESILQVAMSAFEKVLQLEKEIEVLGKELEQTGDEKTLLEYTDKLHELELLGGYNIQHKTEEVLQGLGFANADLNRPYKEFSGGWRMRVLLAKMILAQPDLLLLDEPTNHLDLPSIEWLEKYLQHYQGAVVIVSHDKYFLNRMVTKIVELYQRQLHFYNGNYEFYEKEKAVRIEMQQKAYENQQDYIKQNERLVERFRAKASKAAMAQSIIKKLDKLERIEDVAIERPDLRINFRVDKVPGRMIVELDHLSKAFGDNAILKNAAAGIERGDKIALIGANGKGKSTLLRIIADAESFTGNRKWGHNVEESFYAQHQLEALNLNNTILDEMRECGSQMTDLELRALLGCFLFSGDDADKKIKILSGGEKARVALAKTIISRANFLMLDEPTNHLDMHSVDLLISALNRYEGTLILVSHDRHFIAKTANKIWEIVDGQIKEFKGPYDEWVAWNERMKKNNAGKKEEATRPEVQQRQPQEKAITIPAPPPAVNGPVNKELKKEIQRHQKLFQQAEEALNKNKERMLTLEKDLADPELYSNKDRFLKTEQEYKNAVTENHQLEKKYEELFTKLMELEEKAL; from the coding sequence ATGCTAGTTGGCTTACAGAATGTTACGTTTGAATTTGGTGCCCGGATCATTGTGCAGGACGCTACCTGGCACATCCAGCCCAATGAACGTATCGGGTTGATCGGCTATAACGGAACCGGGAAATCGACCCTGCTGAAAGTACTGGTAGGACAATATACGCCTTCTGCCGGTACTGTGGAGCGCGGCCGTGAAACCACCATCGGGTATCTGCACCAGGATCTGCTGAGCTTTGACACCAATGAATCTATTTTACAGGTAGCCATGAGCGCTTTTGAAAAAGTATTGCAACTGGAAAAAGAGATCGAAGTACTGGGAAAAGAGCTGGAGCAAACCGGCGACGAAAAGACCTTGCTGGAATATACGGATAAGCTGCATGAACTGGAACTGCTGGGCGGTTATAACATCCAGCATAAAACCGAGGAAGTATTACAGGGACTTGGCTTTGCCAATGCAGACCTGAACCGCCCTTATAAGGAATTCAGCGGAGGCTGGCGCATGCGTGTGCTGCTTGCAAAAATGATCCTGGCACAGCCTGACCTGCTGCTGCTGGATGAGCCGACGAACCACCTGGACCTGCCTTCTATTGAATGGCTGGAGAAATATCTTCAGCACTACCAGGGAGCCGTGGTCATTGTAAGCCATGACAAGTATTTCCTGAACCGGATGGTTACAAAGATCGTGGAACTTTACCAGCGCCAGCTGCATTTTTATAACGGCAACTATGAGTTCTATGAAAAAGAAAAAGCGGTACGCATAGAAATGCAGCAGAAGGCTTATGAGAACCAGCAGGATTATATTAAACAGAACGAGCGGCTGGTGGAGCGTTTCCGCGCCAAAGCCAGCAAAGCTGCGATGGCGCAAAGCATTATAAAAAAGCTGGATAAGTTAGAGCGCATTGAAGATGTAGCAATAGAGCGGCCCGACCTGAGGATCAATTTCAGGGTAGATAAAGTGCCCGGGCGCATGATCGTAGAGCTGGATCATTTATCAAAAGCCTTTGGAGATAACGCGATTCTGAAAAACGCGGCTGCCGGAATTGAGCGTGGCGATAAAATTGCATTGATCGGCGCCAACGGAAAAGGGAAATCGACCCTGTTACGGATCATAGCAGATGCCGAATCCTTTACCGGCAACCGGAAATGGGGCCACAATGTTGAAGAAAGCTTTTATGCGCAACACCAGTTGGAAGCGCTGAATTTAAACAATACCATACTGGATGAAATGCGGGAATGCGGCAGCCAGATGACAGACCTTGAGCTGCGTGCTTTACTGGGCTGCTTCCTGTTTAGCGGGGATGATGCCGATAAAAAAATAAAGATCCTGAGCGGAGGTGAAAAGGCACGGGTGGCCCTTGCCAAAACCATCATAAGCAGGGCCAATTTCCTGATGCTGGACGAACCAACCAACCACCTGGACATGCACAGTGTAGACCTGCTGATCAGCGCACTGAACCGGTATGAAGGCACACTGATTCTGGTAAGCCACGACAGGCATTTCATTGCCAAAACAGCCAATAAAATATGGGAGATTGTTGACGGGCAAATAAAGGAATTCAAAGGGCCCTATGATGAATGGGTAGCCTGGAATGAGCGCATGAAAAAGAACAATGCCGGCAAAAAAGAAGAAGCAACCAGACCCGAGGTACAGCAGCGGCAACCGCAGGAAAAAGCAATAACAATACCGGCACCTCCGCCTGCTGTAAACGGGCCAGTTAATAAAGAACTGAAAAAAGAGATTCAACGCCATCAAAAATTGTTTCAGCAGGCAGAAGAGGCTTTGAATAAAAACAAGGAGCGGATGCTAACCCTGGAGAAGGATCTGGCAGACCCGGAACTGTATTCCAATAAAGACCGTTTCCTGAAGACCGAACAGGAATATAAGAACGCTGTTACTGAAAATCACCAGCTGGAAAAAAAATATGAGGAACTTTTTACAAAGCTGATGGAGCTTGAAGAAAAAGCACTGTAA
- a CDS encoding nuclear transport factor 2 family protein produces MTNIEIIDRFFTAFGNLNDRDLNALYSDDVIYSDPLFGLLQGQQVKEKWELVCKSVKELQLTVIKKEEIDHEYATCQWKAEYVSASTGKPVIFYSKSFMRFADGRITEHSEGFRLTQWIAQVYGIKGRLFGWLNFMKRKVQAEYQERLNKYSKSKVFFETGKKRRHISDSFDQ; encoded by the coding sequence ATGACCAATATAGAAATTATAGACCGGTTCTTTACTGCGTTTGGTAACCTGAATGATCGCGACCTGAATGCTTTGTATAGTGATGATGTTATTTACAGCGACCCGCTGTTTGGCCTGCTGCAGGGCCAACAGGTAAAGGAGAAATGGGAACTGGTATGTAAGAGCGTAAAGGAGTTGCAACTGACGGTTATCAAAAAGGAAGAGATCGATCATGAATATGCCACCTGCCAGTGGAAAGCCGAATACGTATCAGCCAGCACGGGAAAGCCTGTAATCTTCTATTCAAAGTCTTTTATGCGGTTTGCTGACGGAAGGATCACAGAGCACAGCGAAGGGTTCCGTCTTACGCAGTGGATTGCCCAGGTTTACGGGATCAAAGGCCGGCTTTTCGGATGGCTGAATTTTATGAAGAGAAAAGTGCAGGCCGAATACCAGGAACGGCTAAATAAATATTCAAAATCAAAAGTTTTTTTTGAAACCGGAAAAAAGCGCCGCCATATTTCTGATTCTTTTGATCAGTAA
- a CDS encoding alpha-N-arabinofuranosidase, which produces MKKGLFLFLSGMLFLMSFGQQQAVLTIDAAAPKTTISRHIYGQFSEHLGHCIYDGYWVDEKMNVPKKDRIRLDVVAALKKIHIPNLRWPGGCFADEYHWRDGIGERSRRPKMINTHWGGVTEDNSFGTHEFLELCELLDAEPYIAGNMGSGTVEEMSRWVEYLNADGDSPMTRLRKANGRDQPWKVPFWGVGNESWGCGGNMTPEYYASEFRRYATFARNYPGAPLKKIASGANADDYNWTEVCMKNIPQHMMWGLSLHYYTVPTGNWGRKGSATSFNETEYFKTMQRCLHMEELVAKHSAIMDRYDPEKKVALVVDEWGIWTDPEPGTNPGFLYQQNSLRDALIAGTTLNIFNNHADRVRMANLAQTVNVLQALILTKGTEMLLTPTYYVFDLFKEHMDAKLLPIQLAAPGYNKDGATIPAVNASASVDSNGRVHITLVNLDADNAITVQTTLKGKPFKTVSGRILTSGKFTDINTFENKNLVKPVAFNGFKQTGAVLSVQLPRLSIVSLTLE; this is translated from the coding sequence ATGAAAAAAGGGCTTTTCCTGTTTTTATCCGGTATGCTTTTTTTAATGAGCTTTGGTCAGCAACAGGCTGTGCTGACCATTGATGCTGCTGCTCCCAAAACAACGATCAGCCGGCATATTTATGGCCAGTTCTCAGAGCACCTGGGGCACTGCATTTATGACGGGTACTGGGTGGATGAAAAAATGAATGTTCCTAAAAAAGACCGTATACGGCTGGATGTGGTGGCCGCTTTGAAGAAGATCCATATTCCCAACCTCCGGTGGCCCGGTGGCTGCTTTGCAGATGAATATCACTGGCGCGACGGGATTGGTGAAAGAAGCAGGCGCCCGAAAATGATCAATACGCATTGGGGCGGAGTTACAGAAGACAACAGTTTTGGCACTCATGAGTTCCTGGAACTATGCGAACTGCTGGACGCGGAGCCTTATATTGCAGGGAACATGGGCAGCGGCACCGTTGAGGAAATGTCGCGCTGGGTGGAATACCTGAATGCAGACGGAGATAGCCCGATGACCCGGCTGCGTAAGGCCAATGGCCGGGACCAGCCCTGGAAAGTGCCGTTCTGGGGAGTAGGCAATGAAAGCTGGGGCTGTGGCGGCAACATGACGCCGGAATACTATGCCAGTGAATTTCGCAGGTATGCCACTTTTGCAAGGAACTATCCCGGTGCTCCTCTAAAGAAAATTGCCAGCGGCGCCAATGCAGATGATTATAACTGGACGGAGGTTTGCATGAAAAATATTCCGCAGCACATGATGTGGGGATTGAGCTTACATTATTATACGGTACCAACGGGTAACTGGGGCAGGAAAGGTTCAGCAACTTCCTTTAATGAAACTGAATATTTTAAGACCATGCAGCGTTGCCTGCATATGGAAGAGCTGGTGGCCAAACATTCCGCTATTATGGATCGGTATGATCCTGAAAAGAAGGTTGCGCTGGTGGTGGATGAATGGGGCATATGGACAGATCCGGAGCCTGGTACGAATCCGGGCTTTCTGTACCAGCAGAATAGCTTAAGAGATGCATTGATCGCGGGCACTACATTGAATATTTTTAATAACCATGCTGACCGGGTACGGATGGCGAACCTTGCCCAAACAGTAAATGTGCTGCAGGCACTGATCCTTACAAAGGGCACGGAAATGCTGCTGACGCCTACCTATTATGTGTTTGATCTTTTTAAGGAGCATATGGATGCAAAACTGCTGCCCATTCAGCTTGCTGCGCCCGGTTATAATAAGGACGGCGCAACCATACCGGCAGTGAATGCATCGGCCTCTGTTGATTCCAACGGGAGGGTACATATTACATTGGTAAATCTTGATGCAGACAATGCCATTACCGTGCAAACAACACTAAAGGGAAAGCCATTCAAAACGGTTAGCGGACGTATACTGACTTCCGGGAAGTTTACGGATATCAACACCTTTGAAAATAAAAATTTAGTAAAACCGGTCGCTTTTAACGGCTTTAAGCAAACGGGGGCTGTCCTGTCTGTTCAGCTTCCCAGGTTAAGCATTGTGAGCCTGACGCTGGAATAA